The genomic segment TGTCGCCGACCAATTGGTGCGCAGCCTCACCATTCCCGTGCTCGTCGTGCGCGCCGAGGACAAGGCGACCGTCACGCCAGACATGACCGTTCGTTCCAGCGCGTGCTCGTGGCCCTGGACGGCACACCGGAAAGCGAAAGCGCTGTGGCAGTGGCCGTGCGCCTTGTCAACAACGCCGACGCCACCTTCACCCTGTTGATGGTGGTGCCACCACCGCACCCCGCGCTGCGCATACTGGCCAACGCCGAAGAACTGCACCGCTATGTCGAGGAAGAGCAGACGTCCTCACGCGACTATCTGGGAAGCGTCGCGACGCGCGGCGGGGCGGATACCGCCCTGCATCCCGCGCTCTGCCTTGATGTGCATCCGGCCCACGGCATCACCCAGTTTGCCGCCGAGAACGGGATCGATCTGATCGTGCTCTCCACCCACGGCCGGGGGCCCATCGGACGCGCGTTCCTGGGCAGCGTCGCCGACAAGGTGGTGCGGATGGCCTCGATTCCGGTGCTGCTGACGCATGCGCAGGAACGGAGAGACGCGTCGCCGACGCCGTAATCGCGGCGGCGACGAGCCGCTGGACCGACCCCGCTGCAGTGTCCCTCCGCTTTATCCCGGCTGACCTGAGCAGGGATGCGTAGGTGGAATTTCGTTAAGTCATTGCCGCATGGCCTGTTAAGGGTAGGAACGGAATATGCGGTTGATCGACGTGGAAGTTCTATGTCCGTCCTCCCTGCCGGAGCGGTATCATGATCCGCCAATCGTTCGCTCTCGTCACCGCGCTCTCGTTGGTTGCCTCGCCAGCGCTCCTACGGGCGCAGTCGGGCACGCCTCCCGCCGAGTATGGTACCGAAGTGCCGCGGTACTCGGCCAACCAGCTCGACAATCTGGTCGGGCCCATCGCACTGTATCCTGACGCCCTGCTGGCGCAGGTACTCGTGGCCGCCACGTTCCCCGACCAGGTGGAGGCGGCGGCGCGCTACGTGCGCGCCAACGGCACGTCCGGCATTGACGAGCAGCCGTGGGACGTCAGTGTGCGCTCCGTCGCCCACTATG from the Gemmatimonadaceae bacterium genome contains:
- a CDS encoding universal stress protein, with the translated sequence MLVALDGTPESESAVAVAVRLVNNADATFTLLMVVPPPHPALRILANAEELHRYVEEEQTSSRDYLGSVATRGGADTALHPALCLDVHPAHGITQFAAENGIDLIVLSTHGRGPIGRAFLGSVADKVVRMASIPVLLTHAQERRDASPTP
- a CDS encoding DUF3300 domain-containing protein gives rise to the protein MIRQSFALVTALSLVASPALLRAQSGTPPAEYGTEVPRYSANQLDNLVGPIALYPDALLAQVLVAATFPDQVEAAARYVRANGTSGIDEQPWDVSVRSVAHYASALNMMDEKSDWTATLGRAYANQSSDVMAAVQRMRAMAAEQGNLLSTPQQVVARPARPSSCPALVIHSGGTVRVCRRRERIRR